Within Dromaius novaehollandiae isolate bDroNov1 chromosome 15, bDroNov1.hap1, whole genome shotgun sequence, the genomic segment AGCTTGTGCTCTGCCGGGAGGAGGGGAAAATCCACTGATCCGCATTGGTGTGCAGCCCGGCGCGGCACCGGGCCTCGCGACCCCCGcccccgcccagcgccccgcccccgcctaGCGCCCCGCCCCATCAGCCATGGCCCCGCCCCTTCCTGGCCCATCGGCCCGCCCCTCCCGGGCCCCACAGCCATAGCCCCGCCCCTCTCGCGGGCCcgttggccccgccccctcccttcAGAACCGCTCGACCCTCCTCGGGCCGTTCCCTGactccccgccagccccgccgccccagGCCGCCGCCgtcctcctgccgccgccgccctcctgccgccgccccccgcctctcACGGCAAGCCCCACACTCACTTCCAGTCCCCGCCGCCATCTTCCCCGCCCGACCCGAGGGAGGCAGGGCGGAGCCGCGCGCAAAGCCCGCCGGGAGGCGCGCGCtcccccagccacccccgggCGCGCGGGTGGGCGCGCGGGCGGGCCCCGCCCCTGCGGCCCCACGGCCGGGCGGTGATTGGCGGCCGCGCAGGCTCGGGCTCCTATTGGCGGAGCGGGCGTGCGGCGGGGTTTGAAACCGCTAACAGAAGGCGCTGCGCGGAGGCGAGGTGCGCGCGAGCCGTCGCGGCCCAGCGGTGCCGGGGCGTGCGGGGGGCGCGTCCCTGGTGGCGGTGCCTCGGGGAAGGGCTCCTGCCTCGTGGGTGCGTGCGTGTCGCGGGGGGGTTCCCTCGGGGGGGTGTGTGTAGTTGTGGAGGGGGGGGTGTTTGCCTcgtggggtgggtgggtggaggAGGAGCCTGCGTggtgaggtgtgtgtgtgtgtgtgtgtgtgtgtgtgtgtgtgtgtgtgtgtgtgtgtgtggacggGGGGGTCCCGCGTGGGtggttgggtgtgtgtgtgtggggtccCGTGTGGGtggttgggggtgtgtgtgtgtgtggggggtccCGCTTGGGTGgtcggtgtgtgtgtgtgtgtgtgcgtccCTGTGGAAGGGGGTGGTCCCATGTGGGGCTGTGTGCGTGTGGTGGtctgtgtgtgtggaggagggTCCCATGTGTTGggttgtgtgtgtatgtatggcCGTGGGGTCTTGGGGAgtggtctgtgtgtgtgtgagctgaGGGTTGTGTGCATGGCGGGTGTCTGTGAAAAGGGAAGCTTGGACTCCTGGAGGCTGCTGTAGCATCACACCATTTCTGCTGCTCCCCTTTTTCTCTAGGAGTCGTGTGAGACATCATGGCCCAGGCACTCCTCTCCCCAGGGCTGTTCTCTGATGatgaggctgcagcctcccctgTTCTTGAATCCACAGCAACGGGGTTTGGGGCTGATGTGCGCAAGGACCTGCTGTCAGAGTTCTCTGCCATCTCCCCAGACCTTGGGGGCTCCCAGCAGGTGAGGTTGAAGCTCTTTTTCCACAAGCAGGATAGTATCTTGGCTTGTGACTGCTGTGTCTCTGCAAAAAGGTGTTGTGATACAGGGTGAACAGCGGCCCTTCAGAGGAGGCTAGAACAAAATATTGCCTTCAGAAAAGATCCTGCCTCCCTGGGGGGGGCGGCTTCTGTTGTGAGGAGTGTACTCTGATGGCCACAACCAGGAGGTGCCTCTTGTATGATGCTTGATCTGGGAGCTGGTTTTAGTGTCAGGTCTTTGGGCTGTTGGTCTGATTCAATAGctacacaaaaagaaaatatcaggGTGCCTCAAAATGTGTAAGCAAGCTTGTTTTCTGGTGTTGCGGGGCTCTTGGGACCACTGAAACATTCATTAGTTACGGAGCACCAGGTCAGGACAGCCACGTGTGTGTTACATGCTGTGGTTCCCATTAGCATTCTGAGTCTGACAGACGGTTGTGTGGCCTCTCTGGCTAGCACATCTAACCTGTGCTGATTTTGCAGGCTGTAACTGAAGACAGTAATGGGAAAGTAAAGGTGTATCTTAGAGTTCGACCCTTGAAGGCTACAGAGCTGGAAAAAGGGGAAGATCAGGTAAGACATTGAACTAGCAGACTTTGAGATAGTTGCCTCTGCATGCTTGGAGGAGCTATCATTCTTTGCCATGGCCTCTTGTAAGCCATTGCAGTGATGGGATTTAATTGGTCTTTCAGGGTTGTGTCTGCATTGAGAACTCGGAGACCCTTCTTCTAAAAGCCCCCAAGGACTCCTTCACCATGCGGAGCACAGAACGTGGAGTGGGACAAGCAGCGCATAGATTCACTTTCACCCAGGTAGGCAGCTGGGACAAACAATCCTTCTGGAACTTTTCTGAGCTTAAATCAGCATTACGGCTAGAAAAGCTGGGCTGATAATAATCAGTGATACCAATGCACTGTGTGAGTTATGTTGTTCTCTTGTACAATGCTCTACtgaagtgtgggttttttgttttttgttttttttttttttttttttttttttagttgagcCTGCCAGCCTTTTTGGCAGCAaatgagaaacttttttttttgttcatggaGCTCTAAATACACTAGAGGCTGGTGAAAAGATCAGAGTGTTTTTGCAGGGACTTAGCCTGGAGTGACTGCTGAGTCTATGTTCATGGTgtggggggagtggaggggaCAGTAGTAGCGTGTAGTATCACTTGAACAAGTGATAGTCAGAAGATAGGAAAGATCACTGTGAGGCTACCTATTTTCTTTGTCTTGTTTGCAGATTTTCGGGCCAGATGTGGGGCAGAAGTTGTTCTTTGATGATACAATGAAGCAAGTGGTAAAGGATGTACTGAATGGGCAGAATTGGCTGGTTTACACTTATGGCATCACCAATTCAGGGAAGACTCACACTGTTCAGGGTAAGAAGAATACTAGATGTTAGTGGCCTGTTAAGGGAGCTGTCTGCTTCTGCACGTGTGCTGAGTCCTCAGCTTGCTGTGGTTGCTCTTGCCTCAGGTACCAGCAAAGATGGTGGGATTCTGCCTCGGTCCTTAGCAGTCATCTTCAATAGTGTGGGGGACCGACTGTATCAAGCCATGGATCTGAAACCTTCACTCTGCAATGAGGTGATGTGGTTGGACAGCAGGCAGGTTCGGCTGGAAGAGACCAAGAAACAGACCTTGCTGCGAGGGGGTCTGTGGGAGGTAACCATGCTCCTTCTAGGTTGCTTATATTAAGAATAGGGAAGCGATGGTGTTGTAGCACAGGCTCATGCTCTTCACTCCTTCCAGGAGGAGCTGTTAACACCACTGAAGAGGAGTCATAGTGCAGAATCCCAGCTTCAGGCCACCACGAGCGGTAGTTTCGACAGTGGGGTTGCTGGCCTCTCTTCATCTAGCCAATTCACCAACCATTCAGACATCAGCCAGACAGAAGGTACATCTGGCAGCATATTGTGTACTACCTGCTGCTTTTTATTGgaggctggaggaagaaaggaatgCTTATTTGGTGCATAAGGGAGTGAAGATTCTGCAGCCTCAAGATATTTTTTGGGGAAAGAGCTGCTTATTGAGCAGCTGAGCATTATGCTATGGGGATAGGTGGAAAGCAGAGTGCCTAAGGTGACAGGCTGCTCTGAGCACTTGTGCCCAGACTGTCAAACCCAGGAGCTACTAGCTGATCAGATGTCCAAAAACAGTCATCAAGCTAACTAGGACTATAACTCCACTTATCCCAGGAAGGGCTCCTGTTTAAGATATCCTATACTTCTAGAGTGGAGATCAAGCATATAAAAAGTCCTTATACAGAAAGGAGGATGCTGCTAAACGGAAGCTTAGACTGGCTGACTGGGTGTAGGCATCAGAGGAGGTCTGGATGGAGGGGGAGGGGTATAGAATAGGTTTGGGTCTGGGACAGTGTTTCTGCCGAGGAAAGTTACCCCAGCCTCTAGTTAAACCATTCAGTTTGTTTGGACTTGTGAAAGGCTGCAGTCATGCATTTTTCTCTTACTCTTCCCCAGAACTGGGCCCTCGCTGGGCTGACCTGGATCGTATTTCACTCACTACCACAGGAGATGTGCAGTTCTCCATCTGGGTCTCCTTCTTTGAGATTTACAATGAGTTAATCTATGACTTGTTAGAACCAGCTCTACCAGGCCAGAACCGCAAGAGGCAGACGTTGCGGCTCTGTGAAGACCAGACTGGCAACCCCTATGTGAAAGGTAGATTTGCCTGAAAGATATGTTTAATGGCCTGCTAGGGGTGGGCCTGGGTGGATCATACTTGAGGGATGTGTTGGGGAGTATAATGTTCTCCATGGCCCTGAGGTTTCTGATGTTTAGGTAGGGTGGAATGAGGTTTGTTAATGCCAAGGAAGTACAACAATGAAACTTGGGCTGAGGTAATTATTTCTCTGCCAGTCTCCTAACTGACTTGCCCAATGCATGCCTGCTTTTCCAGATCTAAATTGGATCAACGTCCGTGATGCTGATGAGGCCTGGAAGCTCCTGAAACTGGGTCGGAAAAACCAGAGTTTTGCTAGTACCCACATGAACCAGAACTCCAGTCGCAGGTCTGGGGTGGGAACAGAGTGTGTTTAGAATGAGTCATACAATTCTGAGGGTtatacttccttttttaaatatcTGCATCTTTCTTCTTACAGTCACAGCATCTTTTCTATTCGGATTCTGCACTTGCAAGGAGGTGGCAGTGAAATTGTTCCCAAAATCAGCGAGTGAGTTTCATGCCCTTTAGGACTAGGGGTTCTTCCTGTGGACTTGACTTTCCTGTCTCTGCTGTGGTTATGGATCGGGGTATGGGAAGTATACTGAGGTGGGTCTAGTTGAAAGTACCTGGAAGGAGTAAACATTCCCATTGTAAGTCCTGGAATTGATAATGGGAAGGAGTTTGTGAGGAGTGCTGCAAAGTGCAGCTTGAGGTAGTTATCAGGCTTTCTGAATAAGGGAGAATGTGGTAACTTTGCCCTTGTACTGGAACTGGTTTAACTGTTGCTGATGCCTGTTCCTGGGATGTAGTTATCTGGAAATGAGTTGACTCAGTACCTGGAAAGTGGATGTCCTGAAGACTGGCAGATGATCTTCCATCTTGGCACTACTAAGCTAAGTTGGTATTACCTTGTGTAACCCCTACAGTTAAGGTAGATCTTACCATCCAGCAGTAGCCTATACTGCAAAGGTGCTCCTGTGCTCTAAGGAAGCTGGAAGGGTAAGCAGGGTTAGATGATCACCGGATGTCTGACTTCTAAACCTGGGTAGAACAAGGCAAGCCAAGAGGGTCATGCAGTATCTCCTGTGTTTTCTTCAGGCTATCCCTGTGTGACCTTGCGGGGTCAGAGCGCTGCAAGGACCAGAAAAGTGGGGACCGAATGAAAGAGGCAAACAACATCAACACCTCCCTGCATACACTGGGCCGCTGCATTGCTGCCCTCCGCCAGAACCAGCAGTCCAAGTAAGTATCCAAGACATCATAAGAAGGTGTGTGGGAAGCTGTTGTGCTTTCCCATGTGCATCCCACTCTTCTTTCTCCCTACAGACTGAAGCAGACTGTGGTTCCCTTCCGGGACAGCAAGCTAACCCGTGTGTTCCAGGGTTTCTTCACTGGACGTGGACGCTCTTGCATGATTGTCAACATTAACCAGTGTGCATCTACGTATGATGAGACTTTGTATGTAGCCAAGTTTTCAGCCATTGCCAGCCAGGTCAGTAGTACATCTCAGGATTGTGGCATGCTCAGGATACTTCCTGCTTCTGTGGGAATGGGGCCCTTTCCATCACAAGGGAGCAGGGGGATGCTTGCAAGTCCTCCCCATGCTTCTCCAGTGGATTACTGCTTCTGTAGTATTTCTAGATTCTGCTGAATTTAGAGGTTTGACAAACTGCAGAAAAGTGTCATGTTTAAAGACTATGTGACTTGCCGGTTTTGTGGACTTGAAGTAATGGTAGCCCTTTTCCCTTCAGCTTGTACAGGCACCTCCCACAAAGGTAGGACTTCCGTCCATACAATCAATCATCAAAGAGCACATCAGGCGAACCAGCCAGGGTCCAGAGGCAGTGGTAAAGGAAGAAGTGGAACCAGAAGATGACAGTGAGGATGAAACAGATATCACCATGTATGAGAAGAAGGTGGGTAGTGGTATGTTTTACATCCTTTATAGATGGAGGGGCATGAACATGACTGTTAGCTTTGATCTGGGAGGTTGAGCTGGAACTCAGCAATAAATAGAGATGACAGAACCTCAGAAGGATGTGGGATCCTTAGACCAGGAAATTTGGAATCCATGAAGAAAACATTCAGCAGTTGGTCAAAATCTGAAGCATATACTTAATTTGGAAACACTTTGTCATCTGTGGAATAGTGACAGTAAGAGCTCAGTTGCAGATCCATAATCTCTACTGTGCAAGGGAAATCTAGAgatcagaaagcaaaacagatggCTTAAATTCattgaggaaaaataagaaagctTTTTAGGTACTCAGCATGGGCAGCTGGACTAGCTGAAAGATCAAGAGATGGAGGGAAGTCATATACCTAGAGAGACTTGAGCTGTAACGTGCCAAGGTAGCAAAGGCCAGTGCAGTCCTCAGCAGTGCAGGAAGGGAAACTGTTCCAGAGGTAGTTCCATCTGGAGTGCAGTGTTGTTTAGGCAGTCTCACTAGAGAGGAATTCAGAGCAAGACTGGCAACTTCTCTTTACAAGTGACTTAAAGCATCTTAAACCTAGATCCACCCAGCCTGGAGGTATGAGATcagcaaggtttttttttctaggcCTTAATGCTGTTGTGCACATCAGCATTGTGGACAAAGCAGTTTTGTGTCCTTACTGCAGGACTTGTTGCGTGTAGTGGAGGCTGCACGAGAGCTGCTGGTGCAAGAGCGGCAGGAGAAGCTGCAACTAGAAATGCGCCTCCGTGAAGAGATCTGCAATGAGATGCTAGAGCACCTGCAACAGAAGGAGCAGTGGTGCAGGTACAGCTTATTTTGAGAGTGATCAGAATCAAGGTGAGCAGCAGCATAGGGGA encodes:
- the KIF20A gene encoding kinesin-like protein KIF20A produces the protein MAQALLSPGLFSDDEAAASPVLESTATGFGADVRKDLLSEFSAISPDLGGSQQAVTEDSNGKVKVYLRVRPLKATELEKGEDQGCVCIENSETLLLKAPKDSFTMRSTERGVGQAAHRFTFTQIFGPDVGQKLFFDDTMKQVVKDVLNGQNWLVYTYGITNSGKTHTVQGTSKDGGILPRSLAVIFNSVGDRLYQAMDLKPSLCNEVMWLDSRQVRLEETKKQTLLRGGLWEEELLTPLKRSHSAESQLQATTSGSFDSGVAGLSSSSQFTNHSDISQTEELGPRWADLDRISLTTTGDVQFSIWVSFFEIYNELIYDLLEPALPGQNRKRQTLRLCEDQTGNPYVKDLNWINVRDADEAWKLLKLGRKNQSFASTHMNQNSSRSHSIFSIRILHLQGGGSEIVPKISELSLCDLAGSERCKDQKSGDRMKEANNINTSLHTLGRCIAALRQNQQSKLKQTVVPFRDSKLTRVFQGFFTGRGRSCMIVNINQCASTYDETLYVAKFSAIASQLVQAPPTKVGLPSIQSIIKEHIRRTSQGPEAVVKEEVEPEDDSEDETDITMYEKKDLLRVVEAARELLVQERQEKLQLEMRLREEICNEMLEHLQQKEQWCSQHVDAQKELLEELYEDKLNNLKESLTDYYQEEIQERDEKIEELQAALQEAKQKLDNLHTKQKDSEQGLRRSKRVAASSTLQQELLETKAKLEQCQMELNMATAEMRKYQKLVEPPPSAKPITMDVDKKLEDGQKNVRLLRSELQKLGESLQSAERACCHSTSAGKLREALCTCDDILARQDQTLAELQNNMMLVKLDLRKKAACIAEQYHTVQKLQAPPTSTLKKRFCANRENLQPNQPPGKKPFLHNFLPRSASRPVVGRGWQLRSVAL